The Phragmites australis chromosome 1, lpPhrAust1.1, whole genome shotgun sequence genomic interval ACTCGGGCGTCGGCGTGGGCGCGTGCCGCGCGGCGCGTCGCAGGCCGCCAGGCGGCAGGCAGCACTGCAGCAGACAGGCTCGCGCAGTCACGCCTCGGGCCTCGGTGCCTCGCTAAGTCGCTGTCGCTTGTCGGCTGTCGGGACTCGACCACTCGGGGTCTCGCCGTCCGTCTCGGGGCGTCGGCGCGTCAGGCGCGCAGCGGCATACGGCAACACGCAAGGCTGAGTGGCGAGTGGCACAGCCGCACAGAGAATACAAAACCTAATTGGTCCGTGGGATTTGGGGGCTCTGGGTCTGTTGTTGAGCAATTATATTTGGCATTTGTGTCTTATATCCTTATGTAATATGATGCACTAATGTTGTAATGTTTTAGCCTTTGCACTTGAACTAGTTTATTGTGTTATGTTGCTGCATGTAGACACCTGTAGTTTTATATCAATCTTATTCTCTAGCATATTCAGTTATTTACATTTTGACaaacaataaatatatatatatttatatatacttgTCGTATCGACAAATCCTTATTTTTGACGATCACTGTATCACCATATCTCTATTCGTATCGGTGTATGGCGTATTGGTAAAACTTAGGGGTACAGCACGGAGCGAGACGGGCGGCGCCTTGGTGGCGGGCGGATTGGCTTTACTTACATGGATAGGTGTTCGTCCGAGGCACGGCACGCGGACTTGATATCTGCCCACACAGCGTTGGCACCGGAACGCGGATAGGGAGGGACTCGGAATATCCTCGTGGGAAGGCTGGCCAGTGGGTCCGCAAACTCGGAtaccattttcctttttttttgtgcagTGACCCGTACAACATTTTCGCAAAGATCACTTGGTCGGCTCAGATCATAGCATAGCTCCACTATGAACTGCAGTTCAGATGATTCAGCCAAGACGAACTGAAGGAAATTTATATACACACCGTGCAAAATGCCGATGAATTTCTGATTACAAGCACTCGAGATGGGCAAACCAGCTAAATCAAAATCAGCTACATTTACTTGTATACGAAATTCAATTCTCTCGAGCCTTAACACGATGCCACATTCTGCAGCCAAAAAATGCATCAGAAGTAACACCAGAAACACCACGAAGGCATGCACGAATGACACGTATCGACACATCAGCGGTGTGGAGAGGGTCCGACGAGTTGGGCACCCTCTTCGCACTGCCCCAGACCAGGCCCTCTGTCGCCGGGAACCGCCACCACTTCCTGGCCCACACGTTGAGCCTCCCGCCGGGCGGTTCCGTGTCGGTGGTGTTGGCCCTGCCTGCGCTGCTGGCAACGACGTCGCCTTCTCCGATGACCGCCGTGGCGAGGAGCGTCAGGAGGAGAGCCAGGAGGATGCCAATCGCCTCAATTGTTTGATGTTACTGTGGTGGAGGATGTCACTTGCCAAGGAGTAGGGTTATAATCGGATTAAATACGAACGGATATCGTTGATCATATATCTTATATACATTTTTTCATTCGAATGGGAGCTAAACACAAACGGTTTTGAATACATATATAGATGTGTAGAGTCTCAATCACGAATACGGATTAACTATGAGACAAGTCAGATACAGACAGTGTTGGTCACGAATATTTATCGGATATTGAGTATAAGAACAATCATATATATCACATATGTTATGATTTTTCGACTATTCTATGTGTTCAAAACTTAACTATATTAGAGATCTAACAATAAAAATAGCAATATACTCCCATGAAAGAAGTTATGTTATAATAAAATCGGAGAAATAACAAGTGCCCAATATACTGTCTGAAgtttctattaattatttaaacataTTAATAACTTTAAATAAAAAGGTATCAACTACAAACTTGTAAATTTTGTCAAggactataatttttatataattgtctccatccgactaagtatgaaaaagttacaagCTTCGAAAGATATACTTGAATATTTGTTAGATAGTCTTCGGATATATTTGATATCCGACGATACCTAACCCCCTACATCTGAATCTGATATTCGATACAACTATCCGAGATCCAATCCAATATCCGAAATCCGATTAGCATCTAAAATGGTTAGGAAGATCAGATAGGTGGCAAAAATCTAACTCATTTTTACCCCTACCAGGGAGCCCAAAATGATGGAATTAATTGGTTGGGCATTCCAAATGGAATTGGGGCCAAATTAATTGGCAATTGTTTGAGAGTTTCCATATTAAACGCAAACAATTAAGATAGGAGGAGACATGCACTAACTTTGATTATAGACTGTTTGATCATATAAGATGTACCGTATAGATTGTTTAGATTTGCTATAGCTTATTTATTTTATAGCAGTATAGATTAGGAGTTGCTCAAGAAATAATTATAGCAAATCAACATGAAATTGTAAGAAAATATGATACATCGCAGAGATGTATCATGTCAAGGGCTGTTTGGTTTGGACATAAATTTACCATGGGGACACCAACTCAAACTTTGGCATGCCAAAAATCAGAGCCACCAATTTGGTGGCCAAGATTTAGGCCAACATTGGCCTCCAAAATGAACTAGGTGGCCAAATGAGAGGGGATCCAAGCCAAATTTTTGCGCCCAACCAAATGGTAACTAAATTTGGTCACAGCTACTAAATTTTGGCTTAGCCATATTAAGCATACTAGGATAACAAACCAAACAGGCTGATAGTCTCCATCCTCTGCCAAATCTGTTGGGTAGGGCCACATTGGAGTTTTCAAGGCGGCATATCGTACACCTTCCCCCATCACTGCAGCCATGGTGGTACACATGGTGGCCTACGAGCAGTGCCGCCGCATCATGGACAACGTGTCCAGGACAAATGCGACGGTGCACCATGGCTGGTGGTTGAGAAAACGGCTAGGGAGGGTACCCACCGATCTAGAGTTCAGAGAGCCGAGTAGGGTACCAGCCATTGGGCGCATGTACCTCCAAACCAGTCGCGCATCGCGTAGGTGCACTTTCTCGGCAACCCCATGTTCTTAGGTTATCGTTCTTCATGTTCATTCATTAGAATATATGGGTATGGCCCattatatttaaattttaaataaatatcaaaggTCCAACTAAATAGATGTGAGGCTGTATCTGTTAGTCTCATCTTGCTAGTCGAGGTAGAAGGAGACTAATTTATAAGGAATTGTCTCctccacccacttagcatgtgtggatgagagaaCTAGAAGAACGCATATGCTCGCTCGCTTGCCTCGCCTCACCAAGCTAGACTGTCCACGGAGGAACAAAGGGCGCGAGCGCACGACACCTACAGGGATGATCCATCAAAATCAGGTCCAGTAGCTTGCTTAGGTGTGGCCTCCTTTTTccgttttattctttttgctacgtgggcaaataaatatatatgaaaatcatatcgGTTAAGAATCCAATTGTGGCATGTAACCTAATCCGATCGTGATGTGTCTCAATTGcgcaattatatatatatatatatatatatatatatatatatatatatatatgtatatatatatatatatgtatatatataagtgtTATTGTACACATATGGTGTAGTATAACATTCTACACCTAGGACTCAACATCCCGCCCATCTAACCAACCAGCCCACTTCCCTTCCCACTCCCCCACCCCGCATATTGTAGCACATGGCCCTACCCATTCCCCCTTCAGTTACTGTATCAGCTAGCCCAACCAACTTTCATGCTGGTACTGTAGCATGTGGCCCAGTCCACACCCCTGTCAGTTACTATAGCATCCGAGTAGTTCTTCGTTAACTAACATGTTGTAATATTGTTACAACGTGAAAGTTCTTCGTTAACTAACATGTTGTAATATTGTTACAACGTGAAACTACTGACACtcaaattttattataattcGGAAGTTTAAAAGTTATATTAAGAatttgttatgagttggatTCAGTAGTTGTATCTTTTATACTTCAATAGCTTTGAAAGGAGTATTATGGAAGAAAGTTATATGACCTACTATGATTTGGATGCCCTCAAAATTATACTAAGTGTTGGAATTTTCTATGACTTAGATTTGGTAGGTCTTTGATAATATTCAGTTGTCCTTCAATAGTCCTCTTCTCTCTTCGGTAGAATGTATAAACTACTGAAGAAATTTTCTATAACTTAGACACTAAAAATTATACTAACTTGGATCAGTAGTTATTCACTAGTCCTCTATTTTTCTTCAGTAATACTTCCCAGTCCTTTGGTAGTCCTTTCTTGGTACTTGTTTTTTCCTTCAGTGTTTTTCCATTGCTTTAGTAATTCCAAGTCTTAACAAATTCTACTAACTTGGATTCAACAATCCTTCAGTAGTCCTCCTTTCTTATTTAGTACTCGACTGTTGACTAATTTTACCACAATTTGGAAGTTCAAAAGATATATTTTCAGTAGTTCATCCCTTCTTTCGATAGTTCATCCATTCTTTCAGTAGTCCATCCCTTCTTTCGGTAGTTCATTGTTCATAGTTTAGTAGGTCATCTTTTCCTGGTTTGGTAGTCACTTCCATGTCATAGCAATATTCAACACTTAATTTTGGGGGTTCTAAATCATAGTAAAATTGTGCCAGTAATTCTACTTTCAAGGATTCAGTGGTAAAATTATGTCAGTAGTTCTACTTTCAAGGATTCAATGGTAAAATTGTGTCCGTAGTTCTACTTTCAAGAATTCAGTAATCATTAGTGACTTCAAGCTATAGAAAATTTACACACTTCGCTAAAATTTAAGGCTTTCATGCCATGGTATTTTTTGGTACTTAGGCTATTTTTGTAGCATCCAAATCATTGTAAaaaattctttttgtagcatCCAAATCATTTGCAAAAGATGTCACATGATCTAGTGTAGGGCTATCTAGGGCAGTAGGATGCAGGTGCAGCACACATCTCAGTCGAGGAGGCTCAGGGAGCCATAGGCTTTGGTTAGGTCAAGATCATCTACGAACATGTTTTGATTGATCCCTTCCTTTCTCTCTAGATCATCTACATGAATGAGATCTACTCCAGTAAATATAGTTTGTGTGTGGGATAAAGAGATGAGGTAGCATAAAGGTTGGTTTAGTTGTCAACAACAATGTGATGTGATGGATGGATGACACTACACTACTGGCCTTGATGTACATGGCAGGATGGCAGCAGCCATatgaatgtgatgcaagtggtgCACGGGTGGCACGCATGGCGAGTGGATGCAGGGGCATGCGCGGGCAGGGTTGCGCGGGGCAGGTGCGAGGGGCGAGGCCCAAGCGGCGCGAGTGTGTGGGGCGGGGTGTGGGGACCTTCTGGACATGTGGCAGGAGCAGAGGGGTGGGGCAGGCGTGGGAGGGCATGCGACGCAAGCGGGCGGAGCAGGGGCGGGGCCAGTGAGACACGTGGTTGGAGTGGACGGGTGGGATCGAGGGGGTGTACAATAGTTATTCTACACCCTGGGTGTAGAATAGCATCCCTGTGCGTCTATGTATGTATTTACCTATAGCCAGCTATAGAATAGGCAATTAATTCAATAGCCAGACCCAATGCGCCTCCAATCGATCGATATCAGGCTGCCCCGTCCTGTCCCGGCTCGGCTAGCGTCTAGGCATCCTGTTGGCTCAAGTTGGCTCTCCCAACCATCCAAATCTCCAGCGAGCTGCTCCTAGTAGATTGATCTGGCCCAACGGTTCTTTAATTGAGCCATGTTTTCTGTTATTCCTCTGTGAAAACTAGAATCCTCGATCCGTTCGCATCCGCCACCCACAGACAATTTGTTCAAGGCAATGAACCTTCCATCCCCTGGATCCTCCCCCATCGGCATCCATTCTTGCCTCATCTGGCAATTGGAGTCGATTCCCCTCCGTTTCCCCTTCCATCACGGCATTCTACCACCTACAGCATCGGGTGGGAGTAGCCCTTGGCTCCAGGGAGCCCGGCCAACCCCCATCTCGCCAACATCCAAACCATCTCGAGGTGAGTAGGTGGGTATAGGTGTAGCCCCCACaacaacctcatcttttttctGATTTCTTTTGGTTAGGTTTCTTATTTCACTGTtcatcattcttcttgttttgtTTATCATTGACATGATCACTCCACGGCAAGATGAATGTGGAATTCGGAGCGTACCCATAAAATTGTCCTTTTtcatgaaaataggttttcattAATTTGGCATGTTTATCCTATTATTTAGTTGCATGCCCACTAAGTTCATTGATAGATGGGTTCGAGGTTGCCGGGAATACTAATTTTTGAATGATTTCGTAACTTTCATTAGGTTTATAGTAAATGTGTGCGATCAAGTTATTCAGTACTCGTAATTTTGATTTGTCATAATTCTAAAACTGTTGTACTGGAAAGACCATGGTTATGTTTTGGTAATTTGTCTTTCAAATTGTACATGCTGCAAAGTGTCATCTCACTGATTTAGCTTGAGATTATACTTATGCAGACTACTTACTATCAttcatttcatgattttttttaggagATGAATCCTCCCCGGCAGCTCCATGGGAGGGTAAAAGCTTTCTCTGCAGAGACCACCCAGGAGGCATGGCGTTTTGATGTTAGTTCGATCACTGGGGTTGAACCTGCATCGGAATCTGGTGTACCACAAGCACCGTCGGGATAGGAGCAATGCCCAGCGGTGAGGTTCGACCCAAATCCTCTTGCTAATGTTCATAAACAACCTCCTGCCAACCGTGTCGTTGCTTCGGATCCTACACCAGCTGACGACGAGGACGACTTCAGCTACCTCCCCTCTTTGTGCCCTATGCCCAAGAAACAGTACATTAGTACATGTCTAGTCATCAAACCAACAAAGGATAAGGGAAAGTCAATCGCTATCCATCCCATCGTGCCAACTGTAAAGGTACAGTAATGTGATCTTATACTTCTTTAATGAGATCCTAAGCTATCATATTTTGTGTTTTTCATGCATGTCACCAAGGATTTATAACTTGTTTTTTAATCATGTTCTAGCCTTCCAAAAATGTGGTCAAAAATGTTCGCCCGCCTAGTGCCCGTTGTGCCCCTTCAATTTTCAATAGATTTGTCGATCACCTAACAATGAGTCAACGCACCAAAATAAGAAATATGGGATTTGGAGGCTTCCTACAGGTTGAACCCCtactctgtgaggtcgtgccatttggtcaggtgtatgggacaccatttacctggctcgggccccgcgggagcggggaccctcgctggaataggagcccGGCCAGGGgtcggggctcttgctggagctgacgccctagccggcgctggggccctcgcgggcgcagaggcccgaggaggagcccgagcaggggccctgacggggcgccgatcggcatccggccgacgctcttgccggcgatcgggctcttgtggctccccgtgagcggggatttgggctagctcaacgggagcagcctcgcgcttcctcctctttttcttttcccgcttatcagagcgggaagaacttggtcgatcggaagcggggcgaggagcatgccatgccctggcctccgcagctttggcgcacttatcggccagtgcgaaaagttccgcaggggtctcgatctcgtgcgtacctagcttctcgagcatccgctcatcacgtacgccctgccgaaaagcaacaataacagcatggggggccactcgcggaatagtgttgcgaacctggctgaaacgctgtatgaatcgacgcagcgtctccccttcctgctgttggacggcgtggaggtcgcactccagcccgggacgtgcgaacgtaccctgaaagttggccacaaattggtggcacaagtcgtcccaggagctgatagatcctgggggtaagttcataagccaggagcgggcggaacccctcaaggcaacatgaaaataatttaccatcaccttttcgctgcctccggccgcttggacggccgtcgtgtagatctggaggaactcgacggggtcgatggacccgtcgtacttctccggcagctcggggcggaacttggaaggccacctcacccgacggagctcggtggtgaaggcacggcaaccggtgccgtaccccgcagcacgagcgggggttcttggtggagaggaacggcgagccggggatccccggtggtcgtggaccgggagagaggaagcttggtcctctgccccaaccccctgccgggtctcccgctggcgctcgagagtgacccgggcatcctcgtggccccttcgctcgtcgagacgcaaacggaggtcccgggcctcagatacgtcctgggggatggcgctccgcctggagacccctcggcccgtgcgggtgttgcccgctgaggagccgactctggcggcaccgcgctgaaaagtggcgcgagggctctcgacctgcacctggcgacgagcggtgccgaccaaagcggcgatatcttgcatccaccggcctt includes:
- the LOC133883421 gene encoding uncharacterized protein LOC133883421, producing MAGGHRLQRSGSTSSNGTPPHDQEVFPAQGDQGAGPISAAAAGVLSDPQQMVGAPAARFASGSRRAPPRRRLAFSEASPGSALLAAQALLRHPPIRATPNTPEGRWMQDIAALAIGILLALLLTLLATAVIGEGDVVASSAGRANTTDTEPPGGRLNVWARKWWRFPATEGLVWGSAKRVPNSSDPLHTADVSIRVIRACLRGVSGVTSDAFFGCRMWHRVKAREN